The DNA region ATTTATGAAAAATTTTGAAAATTTTGATCTTTTACTGATGCCAGTATCACCAACTCTTCCCTTTAAAAAAGGAGAAAAACTGAAAGACCCTATAAAAATGTATCTTTCAGATATTTTTACTGTATCTATCAATCTTTCAGGTCTTCCTGCTATTGCTTTCCCTTACAGATTTTCAAAATCAGGGCTCCCAGTTGGTTTTCAGTTTGTAGGAAAGTTTTTTGATGAATACTTATTTTTTGAACTTTTAAAAAGAATAGAGAATATCTTTTAAATGGATGATTTTGTGATCAAAATAGGACTTGAAATTCATGTTCAATTAAAAACAGAAAGTAAAATGTTTTGTCCTTGCAAAGTAGATGTTGATTCAGAACCTAATAAAAATATTTGTCCTATATGTACTGGGCAGCCTGGTATTCTTCCTTCACCAAATAAAAAGGCAATATACTATGCTATATTAGTATCCCGCGCTTTAAACTGCAAAATTCCGGATTTTTTATATTTCTCAAGAAAAAATTATTTTTATCCAGATCTTCCAAAGGGATATCAAATAACTCAATACGGAATCTCAATAGGTTCGAGAGGAGAAGTTCCTGTACTTTTGGATAAAGAAATTAAATATTTTCCCATTGAAAGGATTAATCTTGAAGAGGAAACTGCAAAATCCTTTCATATTGAGGGAAAAGTCTATCTTGATTTCAATAGATGTGGAATCCCGCTTCTTGAGATTGTTACACCTCCAGTTTTTGATTCACCCTTTGTGGTTATTAACTTTTTAAAGTCTTTGAGAAAAATTTTAATATATTTAAATGTTTCTGATTGTAATATGGAAAAGGGTGAGTTCAGGGTGGATACCAATGTTTCAGTGAATTTAAGAGAAAAAATTTCTGATCACAGGGTTGAACTAAAAAATTTAAATTCTTTAAGTGCAATAAAAGATGCCCTTTTTTATGAAATAGAGAGACAGAAAAATCTTCTTTTGAAAGGAGAAAAGATTGAAAGGGAAACAAGATTGTGGGATGAAGAAAAGAAAGAAACAAGGGTAATGAGAAGCAAGGAGTTTGTTGAAGATTATAGATATTTTCCAGAGCCTGATATTCCTCCTTTTAAGGTAAAAGAAGAATGGCTAAAAGAAAATTTGCCCCCTCTTCCTGATTATTTTTATAAAAAACTTATTGAAAAAGGTGCAGAATTAAAAGAAATAGAGGTTATAACATCTTCACCCTTTCTTGCTGATTTTACTTTGAAGGTATTAGAGGAAATTCCCTATAAAAAGGTAAAGGGCTGGATTTTGACTGAAATTTTACAACATGTGGAAAATGTGGAGGATATAAAAAGTTTACCCTTTTCTACATCTGAGTTTATAGATTTTTTAAATAAAATATTAAAGGGAGAAATCCCAAGACACCTTGGACAGGAAATTATTAAGATTTCAATGCAAAATAATTTACCTTTGAATAAACTTATTGAAGAAAAAATAGAGATAAAAGGAGAATCTGAGATAGAAGAAGTTATAAAAGAAGTAATAGAGGAAAATGCCCATGTTGTGGAAAAGATAAAGTCAGGAAAAGTTTCAGCAATTTCTTTTCTTGTAGGAAGGGTTATGGAAAAATTGAAAGGTAAGGCTAATCCAAAAGAGGTTAAAGAATTATTAGAAAAAAGACTTCTTAATTAACTATTATTTCTTTTTTATTTGCTTTATAAATTTAAATTCCATTAAAATTATAAACTGGTTCAAATCCATAAATTTATGAATATATTATGAAGGGAGAATATGCTTTAATTCTTGGCTCATCAAGTGGTTTTGGAAAAGCAACATCTCTTTATCTTTCAGAAAAGGGAATAAATATTTTTGGGGTTCATCTTGACAGAAAAAGTACAATGCCTGAAGTTGAAAAATTAATTAAGGAGATTGAAAGTAAGGGTGTTTTTGTAAAATTTTTCAATGTTAATGCTGCGGACCATGAGAAGAGAAAAGAGGTAATCCATGAGATAGAAAAAATTCTTAAAAAGGAAAAAAAATATTTAAGAATTTTTTTGCATTCAATTGCATTTGGAACTTTGAAACCTTACATAGGTCATAATAGAATAAAGCCTGTTGATATGGAAATGACACTTGAAGTTATGGGTAATTCTCTTGTTTGGTGGGTTGTTGATCTTTTTGAAAAAGGATTGCTTGGAAAAGGTTCAAGGGTTTTTGCTATGACAAGTATGGGTTCTCAAAGGGTCTGGGAAAGTTATGGTGCTGTTTCTGCTTCAAAAGCCCTTCTTGAGTCCCATATAAGGCAGCTTGCCTTTGAACTTGCAAAATTTGGAATAACCGTGAATGCTATACAAGCAGGAATAACTGATACACCTGCTTTAAGAAAAATTCCGGGTCATGAGAGAATGTTGAAATTTGCACAAACTTTTAATCCTTCTGGAAGAATCACAAGACCAGACGATGTTGCAAAAGCAATTTATGCACTTTCATTACCTGAAACTCAGTGGATAACGGGAAATGTGATAAGAGTTGATGGTGGAGAGGCTATAGCAGGTTAATTTTAAACTTTCATTTTTCTTCTTGTTTCTTTTAAAAGTTCAGATGCAATTATATTTTTCATTATTTCATTTGTACCTTCATAAATCTGTGTTATCTTGGCATCCCTCATCATTTTTTCCACAGGGTACTCTTTTATATAACCGTATCCGCCAAAAATTTGAACTGCTTCAATGGTTACACTCATTGCAACATCGGAAGCGAAACATTTTGCCATTGCAGATTCCTTTTCAGGTTTTTCTCCTCTATCAATAGCTCTTGCAACCTGGTATGTAAGTGCACGGGCTGCTTCTATTTTCATAGCCATCTCAGCTAATCTATGTTGTATTGCCTGAAAACCGGAAATTGGTTGACCGAACTGTTTTCTCTGCATTGAATATAGTGCTGCTGCATCAAGAGCTGCCTGGGCAATTCCGATAGCCTGGGCTGCTACACCGGGTCGTGTATATAAAAATGTATGAGTTGCAACAAAAAGACCCTGTCCTTCTTTTCCGATCAAATTTTCTTCAGGAACAAAAACATCTTCAAAAATAACTTCACCTGTTGGAGAAGCTCTTATTCCTAATTTATCTTCTTTTTTACCAAGTTTTAACCCCTTTGTCCCCTTTTCAACAAGAAAAGCACTCATTCCTCTTGGTCCTTTTTTAGGATCAGTTAAAGCAAATACTGAATAAAAATCAGCAACATGTGCATTTGTTATAAACTGTTTTACTCCATTTATAACAT from candidate division WOR-3 bacterium includes:
- a CDS encoding SDR family oxidoreductase, with the protein product MKGEYALILGSSSGFGKATSLYLSEKGINIFGVHLDRKSTMPEVEKLIKEIESKGVFVKFFNVNAADHEKRKEVIHEIEKILKKEKKYLRIFLHSIAFGTLKPYIGHNRIKPVDMEMTLEVMGNSLVWWVVDLFEKGLLGKGSRVFAMTSMGSQRVWESYGAVSASKALLESHIRQLAFELAKFGITVNAIQAGITDTPALRKIPGHERMLKFAQTFNPSGRITRPDDVAKAIYALSLPETQWITGNVIRVDGGEAIAG
- the gatB gene encoding Asp-tRNA(Asn)/Glu-tRNA(Gln) amidotransferase subunit GatB, whose product is MDDFVIKIGLEIHVQLKTESKMFCPCKVDVDSEPNKNICPICTGQPGILPSPNKKAIYYAILVSRALNCKIPDFLYFSRKNYFYPDLPKGYQITQYGISIGSRGEVPVLLDKEIKYFPIERINLEEETAKSFHIEGKVYLDFNRCGIPLLEIVTPPVFDSPFVVINFLKSLRKILIYLNVSDCNMEKGEFRVDTNVSVNLREKISDHRVELKNLNSLSAIKDALFYEIERQKNLLLKGEKIERETRLWDEEKKETRVMRSKEFVEDYRYFPEPDIPPFKVKEEWLKENLPPLPDYFYKKLIEKGAELKEIEVITSSPFLADFTLKVLEEIPYKKVKGWILTEILQHVENVEDIKSLPFSTSEFIDFLNKILKGEIPRHLGQEIIKISMQNNLPLNKLIEEKIEIKGESEIEEVIKEVIEENAHVVEKIKSGKVSAISFLVGRVMEKLKGKANPKEVKELLEKRLLN
- a CDS encoding acyl-CoA dehydrogenase family protein, producing the protein MLYQLSEEELMIKQTARKIAEEKIIPVRDKYDKSGEFPYEIVKVMAETDLFRVFIPPEYDGLGMGIFALCLAVEELSWGCAGIALSLAGTALGTFPIILFGSEKIKRKVLPEIAKGKIASFCLTEPEAGSDALSIKTTAIKKDGGYVINGVKQFITNAHVADFYSVFALTDPKKGPRGMSAFLVEKGTKGLKLGKKEDKLGIRASPTGEVIFEDVFVPEENLIGKEGQGLFVATHTFLYTRPGVAAQAIGIAQAALDAAALYSMQRKQFGQPISGFQAIQHRLAEMAMKIEAARALTYQVARAIDRGEKPEKESAMAKCFASDVAMSVTIEAVQIFGGYGYIKEYPVEKMMRDAKITQIYEGTNEIMKNIIASELLKETRRKMKV